The proteins below come from a single Acidobacteriota bacterium genomic window:
- a CDS encoding NAD-dependent epimerase/dehydratase family protein has protein sequence MSKQTRVLVTGAGGFIGSHLVTFLKKRGYWVRGVDIKLPEFSETNADEFELLDLRGWENCQKASKEVDHVYALAADMGGMGFISCHHAQILYNNALINLHTLEAARENGVNRYLYTSSACIYPEHLQEDANVTPLKESDAYPAEPQDAYGWEKLITERLCMHYMQDYGIETRTVRFHNIFGENGTWDGGREKAPAALARKIAKAKLTGNHEIEIWGDGEQTRSFCYIDDCVEGLYRLMQSDFSDPLNLGQDRMISINQLADIIANAAGIEITKKHIDGPLGVRGRNSDNSKLREVLGWEPEISLEDGLKKTYDWIESQVRESHAASKTAALGNA, from the coding sequence ATGAGTAAACAGACTAGAGTTTTGGTCACTGGTGCGGGCGGATTTATCGGCAGCCATCTTGTGACATTTCTGAAGAAACGCGGATATTGGGTTCGCGGTGTTGATATCAAGTTGCCCGAGTTTTCAGAAACGAACGCGGACGAATTCGAGCTACTCGACCTTCGCGGTTGGGAAAATTGCCAGAAAGCGTCGAAAGAGGTCGATCATGTTTATGCTCTTGCGGCGGACATGGGCGGGATGGGATTCATTTCTTGCCATCATGCTCAGATCCTCTACAACAATGCTCTTATCAATCTTCACACGCTAGAGGCGGCTCGTGAAAATGGCGTAAACCGTTATCTCTATACAAGTTCCGCGTGCATCTATCCCGAACATTTGCAGGAAGATGCGAACGTTACGCCGCTCAAGGAATCCGACGCATACCCAGCCGAACCTCAGGACGCATACGGCTGGGAAAAGTTGATCACCGAGCGTCTGTGCATGCATTACATGCAGGATTATGGGATCGAGACGAGAACCGTCAGATTTCATAACATTTTCGGCGAAAACGGCACGTGGGACGGCGGTCGTGAGAAGGCTCCGGCTGCACTCGCCCGCAAGATCGCTAAGGCAAAATTGACAGGCAACCACGAAATCGAAATATGGGGCGATGGTGAGCAGACACGCTCGTTCTGTTACATAGACGACTGCGTCGAAGGCCTCTATCGTCTGATGCAGTCCGATTTTTCCGATCCGCTCAATCTGGGCCAGGACCGCATGATCTCGATCAACCAGCTCGCCGATATCATTGCGAACGCGGCTGGAATTGAGATCACCAAAAAGCACATCGACGGCCCATTAGGCGTTCGCGGACGCAATTCGGACAATTCGAAACTCCGCGAAGTGCTTGGCTGGGAACCCGAGATATCTCTTGAAGACGGACTCAAGAAGACCTACGATTGGATCGAGAGTCAGGTTAGGGAATCGCATGCGGCATCGAAAACGGCGGCTCTTGGGAATGCGTAA